One window of Populus nigra chromosome 5, ddPopNigr1.1, whole genome shotgun sequence genomic DNA carries:
- the LOC133693222 gene encoding protein MEI2-like 2, producing MEQNSKDAVPGPSKIPAVNSSKKVVTGAWGIPLRIDAFQSSSDASLFSSSLPVLSHEKLNFNNSENYGRSIDDSPPNLNNLDLETEVTDLFEDIEPSAIGNLLPDDDELLAGIMDDFDLGGLPSQLEDLEEIDLFGPGGGMELDFESQESLRIGMSKLNMTDGIPANGVGHYALPNGVGTVAGEHPYGEHPSRTLFVRNINSNVEDSELRSLFEQYGDIRTLYTACKHRGFVMISYYDIRDARTAMRALQNKPLRRRKLDIHFSIPKDNPSEKDINQGTLVVFNLDASVSNDDLRLIFGAYGEVKEIRETPHKRHHKFIEFYDVRAAEAALRALNKSDIAGKRIKLEPSRPGGARRNIMQQITQELEQDEVRSFRHQVGSPVGNSPPSNWLQFGSPVEHNPLHGFSKSPGLGTFSPVNGNNLPGLASILPLHVSNPAKIAPIGKDHGRVNHANQMLANSGSMQGAAYQHSRSFTDQKLSTSPVPMSTFGESKSNSSGIGTLTGPQFLWGSPASYSESASSSAWPTSSVGNVFPSHGQGQGFPHISRHGSLLGSHHHHVGSAPSVLPLDRHFGFFPESPETSFMNQVALGGMGLNRSTGSYMMNMGGHAAVGAGIGLPGPPLTENGSPNYRMMSLPRHNPMFFGAGSYSGPGTIGNEGFAERVRSRRVENNGSQIDSKKQYQLDLDKIISGEDNRTTLMIKNIPNKYTSKMLLAAIDENHRGTYDFLYLPIDFKNKCNVGYAFINMVSPACIISFYEAFNGKRWEKFNSEKVASLAYARIQGKAALVTHFQNSSLMNEDKRCRPILFHSEGQEATDQEPFLSGNLNICIRQPDGSYSGDSLDCPEDSLDEKLEKN from the exons atgGAGCAAAACTCAAAGGACGCAGTACCTG GTCCATCAAAAATTCCAGCTGTTAATAGTAGTAAGAAGGTGGTCACTGGTGCATGGGGCATCCCACTTAGAATTGATGCATTTCAGTCGTCGAGTGATGCAAGCTTGTTTTCGAGTTCATTGCCTGTCCTTTCACATGAAAAGC TGAACTTTAACAATTCAGAGAATTATGGTCGATCTATTGATGATAGCCCACCTAACTTGAATAATCTCGACCTAGAAACTGAGGTTACTGATCTATTTGAAGACATCGAACCAAGTGCAATTGGAAATTTGCTTCCTGATGATGATGAGCTTCTTGCTGGCATAATGGATGATTTCGACCTTGGGGGGTTGCCTAGTCAACTGGAGGATTTGGAAGAAATTGATCTCTTTGGTCCTGGAGGGGGGATGGAGTTAGATTTTGAATCCCAAGAAAGCCTTCGTATTGGTATGTCCAAGCTAAACATGACTGATGGGATTCCTGCAAATGGGGTTGGTCATTATGCTCTTCCAAATGGTGTGGGAACAGTGGCTGGGGAACATCCATATGGGGAGCATCCTTCAAGAACATTATTTGTTCGGAATATCAATAGTAATGTGGAAGACTCTGAATTGAGATCTCTCTTTGAG CAATATGGGGATATCAGAACATTATACACTGCTTGCAAGCATAGAGGCTTTGTGATGATATCTTACTATGATATTAGAGATGCTCGGACTGCAATGCGTGCTCTGCAAAATAAGCCCTTAAGGCGGAGAAAACTGGACATTCATTTTTCAATTCCCAAG GATAACCCTTCAgaaaaagatataaatcaagGAACTCTTGTGGTCTTCAATTTGGATGCATCTGTATCAAATGATGACCTTCGCCTAATATTTGGGGCATATGGAGAGGTCAAAGAG ATAAGAGAAACCCCACACAAGCGGCACCATAAATTCATTGAATTTTATGATGTTAGAGCTGCGGAGGCAGCTCTCAGAGCGTTAAATAAGAGTGATATTGCTGGGAAACGCATTAAGCTTGAACCTAGCCGCCCTGGTGGAGCACGTAGAAA TATAATGCAGCAAATAACTCAAGAGCTGGAACAAGATGAAGTACGAAGTTTCCGACATCAAGTAGGCTCACCAGTGGGGAACTCTCCTCCAA GTAATTGGTTACAATTTGGCAGCCCAGTTGAACATAATCCATTGCATGGATTTAGCAAGTCCCCAGGACTTGGAACTTTCAGCCCTGTAAATGGAAATAATTTGCCTGGGCTGGCTTCAATTCTCCCCCTTCATGTGTCTAACCCTGCAAAGATTGCCCCAATTGGAAAGGACCATGGAAGGGTCAACCATGCAAACCAGATGCTTGCCAACTCGGGATCAATGCAAGGGGCAGCCTATCAGCATTCTCGTTCATTCACTGACCAGAAATTGAGCACCAGTCCTGTTCCCATGTCTACTTTTGGGGAATCGAAATCAAATTCATCTGGTATAGGCACATTGACTGGTCCTCAGTTTCTCTGGGGAAGTCCTGCTTCTTACTCTGAGAGTGCGAGCTCCTCTGCTTGGCCAACATCATCTGTTGGAAATGTGTTTCCATCACATGGGCAAGGACAGGGTTTTCCACACATCAGCAGGCATGGATCTCTCCTCGGTTCACATCACCATCACGTGGGATCTGCTCCGTCTGTTCTTCCTCTTGATAGGCATTTTGGCTTCTTCCCAGAATCACCAGAAACATCCTTCATGAACCAAGTTGCATTGGGGGGTATGGGTTTAAATCGCAGCACTGGAAGTTATATGATGAACATGGGTGGCCATGCAGCTGTCGGTGCAGGCATTGGACTTCCAGGACCACCCCTGACTGAAAATGGTTCACCCAATTACAGGATGATGTCATTGCCTAGGCATAATCCTATGTTTTTTGGGGCTGGTTCTTATTCTGGACCAGGGACAATTGGCAATGAGGGATTTGCTGAACGTGTTCGAAGTCGGCGAGTTGAGAATAATGGGAGCCAGATAGATAGCAAGAAGCAGTATCAGCTTGATTTGGATAAAATCATTAGCGGGGAAGATAATAGGACaactttaatgattaaaaacattCCTAATAA ATATACTTCAAAGATGTTGCTGGCTGCTATTGATGAAAATCACCGTGGTACCTATGACTTTCTCTATCTTCCCATTGATTTTAAG AATAAATGCAATGTGGGTTATGCCTTCATCAATATGGTGTCTCCTGCATGCATCATTTCCTTCTATGAG GCATTTAATGGGAAAAGGTGGGAGAAGTTTAATAGTGAAAAAGTCGCTTCACTTGCATATGCACGAATTCAGGGCAAGGCTGCCCTTGTGACACACTTTCAGAATTCAAGCTTAATGAATGAAGATAAGCGATGCCGTCCAATTCTCTTCCACTCTGAGGGCCAAGAGGCTACTGATCAG GAACCTTTCCTATCTGGTAACTTAAACATTTGCATCCGTCAGCCTGATGGATCATATTCTGGGGATTCGTTGGACTGCCCAGAGGACAGTCTGGATGAGAAACTGGAGAAGAATTAA
- the LOC133694752 gene encoding AT-hook motif nuclear-localized protein 16-like has translation MAGDSERIMERNQESGKGHDRRPNMEAILVASKLPKAVPPISSARGGETLRRPRGRPAGSKNKPKPPIIVTRDSANALRAHAMEVSSGCDVCESLANFARRKQRGISVLSGSGCVTNVTLRQPASSGAIVTLHGRFEILSLLGSVLPPPAPQGITGLTIYLAGAQGQVVGGVVVGALIASGPVVIMAASFMNASFDRLPLDEGGITAAVQNQHYENGRRHHLDIPDLYGMPQKLLTNGAVTPEIYSWAPGRTMSKS, from the coding sequence ATGGCTGGAGATTCCGAAAGAATCATGGAACGAAACCAAGAATCGGGGAAGGGTCATGACCGCAGACCGAACATGGAGGCCATCCTTGTGGCTTCAAAGTTGCCGAAGGCAGTGCCGCCTATTTCTTCGGCACGCGGGGGTGAAACTCTCAGGCGTCCACGTGGAAGGCCAGCTGGCtccaaaaataaaccaaaacctCCTATTATTGTTACTCGAGATAGTGCTAACGCACTCCGAGCCCATGCAATGGAGGTGAGCTCCGGCTGCGATGTGTGTGAGAGTTTAGCCAACTTTGCAAGAAGGAAGCAGCGTGGAATATCAGTGCTTAGTGGGAGCGGTTGTGTAACCAATGTGACCCTAAGACAACCAGCCTCGTCGGGGGCCATCGTGACCCTTCATGGGCGGTTTGAGATACTCTCACTGCTTGGATCTGTCTTGCCCCCACCTGCTCCACAGGGGATCACGGGACTAACCATCTACCTGGCAGGGGCTCAAGGGCAGGTTGTGGGTGGAGTTGTGGTTGGTGCCCTCATTGCTTCAGGCCCTGTTGTGATAATGGCTGCATCATTCATGAACGCGTCTTTTGATCGTTTGCCGTTGGATGAGGGTGGAATCACTGCTGCTGTGCAGAATCAGCATTACGAAAACGGTCGTCGTCACCACCTCGATATCCCGGATTTGTACGGAATGCCGCAGAAATTGCTCACCAATGGTGCTGTGACCCCTGAGATTTACTCTTGGGCACCAGGGCGAACCATGTCAAAATCCTAA
- the LOC133694751 gene encoding pentatricopeptide repeat-containing protein At2g42920, chloroplastic has translation MIPCCCSLIPSPASIFKFISDQPYLSMLDKNCTSMKDLQKIHAQLIKTGLAKDTIAASRVLAFCTSPAGDINYAYLVFTQIRNPNLFVWNTIIRGFSQSSTPHNAISLFIDMMFTSPTTQPQRLTYPSVFKAYAQLGLAHEGAQLHGRVIKLGLENDQFIQNTILNMYVNCGFLGEAQRIFDGATGFDVVTWNTMIIGLAKCGEIDKSRRLFDKMLLRNTVSWNSMISGYVRKGRFFEAMELFSRMQEEGIKPSEFTMVSLLNACACLGALRQGEWIHDYTVKNNFALNSIVITAIIDMYSKCGSIDKAVQVFKSAPKKGLSCWNSLILGLAMSGRGNEAVRLFSKLESSNLKPDHVSFIGVLTACNHAGMVDRAKDYFLLMSETYKIEPSIKHYSCMVDVLGRAGLLEEAEELLRSMPVNPDAIIWGSLLSSCREYGNIEIAKRAAKRVNELDPNESSSFILLSNVYAAHNHFEEAIEQRLSLKEKQMDKEPGCSLIEVNGEVHEFVAGGRLHPRSKDIYHALDYLGLTLKEMG, from the coding sequence ATGATACCATGTTGTTGCTCCCTAATTCCATCACCGGCTTCCATATTCAAGTTCATCTCAGACCAACCTTACCTCTCCATGCTAGACAAAAATTGCACTTCAATGAAAGACCTTCAAAAAATCCATGCCCAACTCATAAAAACTGGCCTAGCGAAAGACACCATTGCTGCTAGCCGTGTTTTGGCCTTCTGTACCTCTCCTGCAGGTGACATCAACTATGCCTACTTAGTCTTCACACAAATACGAAACCCAAACCTTTTTGTATGGAACACTATTATCAGAGGCTTCTCTCAAAGCTCAACTCCACACAATGCAATCTCTTTATTTATTGACATGATGTTCACTTCACCAACTACTCAACCTCAAAGGCTGACTTATCCTTCAGTTTTCAAGGCTTATGCTCAACTTGGTCTAGCCCACGAAGGTGCTCAGCTTCATGGCAGAGTGATAAAACTGGGACTTGAAAATGATCAGTTTATACAAAATACAATCTTGAATATGTATGTAAATTGTGGGTTTTTGGGTGAAGCTCAGAGAATTTTTGATGGAGCTACGGGATTTGATGTTGTTACGTGGAATACGATGATTATAGGACTTGCTAAATGTGGAGAGATTGATAAGTCTAGGAGGTTGTTTGATAAGATGTTGTTGAGGAATACAGTGTCATGGAATTCTATGATTAGCGGGTATGTGAGGAAAGGCAGGTTCTTTGAGGCAATGGAGCTCTTTAGCAGAATGCAAGAGGAGGGGATTAAGCCTAGTGAATTTACAATGGTGAGCTTGTTAAATGCTTGTGCTTGCTTAGGAGCACTGAGACAGGGAGAATGGATTCATGATTATACAGTGAAGAACAATTTTGCATTGAACTCTATTGTTATTACAGCGATTATAGACATGTATTCTAAGTGTGGAAGCATAGATAAGGCTGTTCAAGTGTTCAAGAGTGCCCCCAAGAAAGGATTATCTTGCTGGAACTCCCTAATTTTAGGCCTAGCCATGAGTGGCCGTGGGAACGAAGCAGTCCGATTATTTTCAAAGCTCGAGTCTTCAAATCTCAAACCGGATCATGTTAGTTTTATAGGAGTCCTGACAGCTTGTAATCACGCTGGGATGGTGGACAGGGCAAAGGACTATTTCTTGTTAATGTCAGAAACATACAAGATCGAGCCATCGATAAAACATTATAGCTGCATGGTTGATGTGCTAGGCAGAGCAGGACTCCTTGAAGAGGCAGAAGAGCTACTAAGAAGCATGCCAGTAAACCCAGATGCCATTATATGGGGGTCTTTGCTCTCCTCTTGCAGGGAGTACGGAAACATTGAGATTGCAAAACGAGCGGCGAAGCGTGTGAATGAGTTGGATCCAAATGAGAGCTCAAGTTTTATACTTCTGTCAAACGTTTATGCTGCTCATAATCATTTTGAAGAAGCAATTGAGCAAAGGCTCTCTTTGAAAGAGAAGCAGATGGACAAAGAGCCTGGATGTAGTTTGATTGAAGTGAATGGCGAGGTTCATGAATTTGTTGCGGGGGGACGCCTGCATCCAAGATCCAAAGATATCTACCATGCATTGGATTATCTGGGATTGACGTTAAAGGAGATGGGATAG
- the LOC133694266 gene encoding glucan endo-1,3-beta-glucosidase 12-like, producing MGGRVIYSLMFCLLGLFLSSSGSSVTKRSANENSERAGHGSKQAVVLVNSIYGSQKDITTPITTVPTIIPTTSTPLINPNSDPDSTSPATITPMVTPTSTTTPVSPGASWCIASPSASPTALQVALDYACGYGGADCSAILPSGSCYNPNTVHDHASYAFNSYYQKNPVPSSCNFGGTAATTSTNPSTGTCQFPSTSTSSSVLNTTNSNGATVYGAVPSNPSPSVAAKINEKPHFVSLTFIILLLAKLTSTLGYRG from the exons ATGGGTGGCAGAGTCATCTACTCCCTAATGTTTTGCTTACTCGGTCTCTTCCTTTCTTCATCAG GTTCAAGTGTTACAAAAAGGTCAGCAAATGAGAATAGTGAACGAGCAGGCCATGGATCAAAACAGGCTGTAGTCCTTGTGAATTCTATTTACGGCAGCCAAAAGGACATCACCACCCCGATAACCACTGTTCCCACAATAATTCCCACCACATCGACTCCCCTGATAAACCCAAATTCAGACCCCGATTCCACATCGCCCGCTACCATTACGCCAATGGTAACCCCAACGTCAACAACAACACCTGTGTCTCCAGGTGCTAGCTGGTGTATTGCTAGCCCAAGTGCATCACCAACAGCGTTACAAGTTGCTTTGGATTATGCTTGTGGCTATGGCGGTGCTGATTGCTCAGCAATTCTACCTAGTGGAAGCTGTTACAATCCAAACACTGTTCATGACCATGCCTCCTATGCATTCAACAGCTATTATCAGAAGAATCCAGTGCCCAGCAGCTGTAATTTTGGAGGAACTGCTGCTACTACTAGCACTAATCCAA GTACTGGGACATGTCAGTTTCCTTCCACTAG CACAAGCTCGTCGGTCTTGAACACCACGAACTCAAATGGCGCGACTGTTTATGGTGCAGTGCCTTCAAATCCTTCCCCATCGGTAGCTGCCAAAATTAACGAGAAACCACATTTTGTGTCTCTGACATTTATCATTTTGTTGCTGGCTAAATTAACATCAACTCTGGGCTACAGGGGATAA
- the LOC133693922 gene encoding uncharacterized protein LOC133693922 translates to MEDPSLFQPILIPRVIATASSSSSSTTTTSYYFDDTDADYIKHWSSNSSIILRLLLITSIGIISIWANYEASKGFGITLVNDAKDSAEGKRFTLSYISNDKATRIILNTSLFVENLLYPNINDDTKKQVIHHVTLRLASNNLPNLVTVDTNTNNEFVINISPSVLMGHPKNLDYAITSVVLQGMARAWIWDSESRAPQWLLDGMVEYINGLAGFGPARNLGGHESLDDQFGKYCSGFKDPMVVAQFLKYCERHETGFIQRLNKSLRDDHQWIGRTVEDVLGISEQNLCDLYKNTSQGLSSW, encoded by the coding sequence ATGGAAGACCCTTCCCTCTTCCAACCCATCCTGATCCCCAGAGTTATCGCCactgcctcctcctcctcctcctccaccaccaccacctcctacTACTTTGATGACACGGATGCTGACTACATCAAGCATTGGTCTTCAAATTCTAGCATCATTCTTCGGCTTCTTTTGATCACTTCCATTGGGATTATCTCCATCTGGGCAAACTATGAAGCATCAAAAGGCTTCGGTATTACATTAGTCAACGATGCCAAAGACTCCGCAGAAGGCAAACGCTTCACCCTCTCGTACATTTCCAACGACAAAGCCACCCGTATAATCCTAAACACTAGCCTCTTCGTTGAAAACCTTCTTTATCCGAATATCAACGACGACACCAAGAAGCAAGTGATCCACCATGTTACTCTAAGGCTGGCCAGCAACAACCTACCAAACTTGGTCACGGTGGACACCAACACCAACAATGAGTTTGTCATCAACATAAGTCCATCAGTATTAATGGGCCATCCTAAAAACCTTGATTATGCAATTACATCAGTTGTTTTACAAGGTATGGCTCGTGCATGGATATGGGACTCCGAGTCTAGAGCTCCGCAATGGCTCCTTGATGGCATGGTGGAGTACATTAATGGGTTGGCTGGTTTTGGCCCTGCGAGAAATCTTGGTGGCCACGAGTCACTGGATGATCAATTTGGTAAATACTGCTCAGGATTTAAGGATCCTATGGTTGTGGcacaatttttgaaatattgtgaGAGACATGAAACGGGATTCATCCAACGGTTAAATAAATCTCTGAGAGACGATCATCAGTGGATCGGCCGGACGGTGGAGGACGTGCTAGGGATATCGGAACAGAATCTATGTGATTTGTACAAGAACACGTCACAAGGTTTGTCAAGCTGGTGA
- the LOC133693223 gene encoding ribose-phosphate pyrophosphokinase 4-like isoform X1: MEVDKVETQNQQQKHKQVHLFYCLESEELARKVAGHSDLITLQSINWRNFDDGFPNLFINNAEDLRGQHVAFLSCFSSPGVIFEQLSVIYALPRLFAASFTLVLPFFPTGSFERMEEEGDVATAFTMARILSNIPISRGGPTSLVIYDIHALQERFYFGDQVLPLFVTGIPLLKQRLHQLPESDKIAVAFPDDGAWKRFHKLLDHFPMVVCVKVREGDERIVRIKEGNPAGYHVVVVDDLVQSGGTLVECQKVLAAHGAAKVSAYVTHGVFPKRSWERFTHKKEAGMENAFAYFWITDSCPHTVKAIANKRPFEVLSLAGSIADALQI, translated from the exons ATGGAGGTGGACAAAGTAGAGACTCAAAACCAACAACAGAAACACAAGCAAGTACATCTGTTTTACTGCTTGGAATCCGAAGAGCTTGCCCGTAAAGTTGCCGGTCACTCTGACCTCATCACCCTGCAATCCATCAACTGGAG GAATTTTGATGATGGATTTCCTAACCTTTTTATAAACAATGCTGAAGATTTGCGGGGTCAGCATGTTGCCTTCCTTTCATGTTTTAGTTCCCCGGGAGTTATCTTCGAACAGTTATCTGTCATTTATGCGCTGCCCCGTCTGTTTGCTGCTTCCTTCACATTGGTGTTGCCTTTCTTTCCAACTGGCTCCTTCGAGCGAATGGAAGAAGAAGGGGATGTTGCAACTGCATTTACAATGGCAAGGATATTGTCAAACATTCCCATATCAAGAGGTGGCCCCACTAGTCTAGTCATATATGACATACACGCACTGCAG GAAAGGTTCTATTTTGGGGACCAAGTTTTGCCTTTATTTGTGACTGGGATTCCTCTGTTAAAGCAGCGTCTTCACCAACTTCCTGAATCCGATAAG ATTGCTGTTGCATTTCCAGATGATGGAGCTTGGAAGCGATTCCACAAGCTGTTGGATCATTTTCCTAtg GTGGTATGTGTGAAGGTTCGTGAAGGTGATGAGAGGATAGTTAGAATAAAGGAGGGAAATCCTGCTGGTTACCATGTTGTCGTTGTTGATGATTTGGTACAATCTGGAGGCACACTTGTTGAGTGCCAG AAAGTATTAGCAGCTCATGGTGCAGCAAAAGTAAGTGCATATGTCACCCACGGTGTCTTTCCTAAGCGATCTTGGGAGCGTTTCACTCACAAAAAGGAGG CAGGCATGGAGAATGCATTTGCCTATTTTTGGATAACAGATTCCTGCCCTCACACTGTGAAAGCCATAGCAAATAAGCGTCCATTTGAAGTTTTGAGTCTTGCTGGATCCATTGCTGATGCTTTACAAATATGA
- the LOC133694753 gene encoding uncharacterized protein LOC133694753, whose translation MSKISLEDYLHFFLSHKQFGLSPNFLNQIIRMHGFKKIDKVSQKVLIDAVDKIDLENLSRSTVKEKNEISSCTLMNMEDIVADMKKLDWQECRVTSIQSLNAKSDLQGVAGGGGKRKRKRKRGSSSGRGAAAIDALSTTTALV comes from the exons atgagcaAGATTTCTCTCGAAGATTATCTCCATTTTTTTCTATCTCACAAGCAATTCGGTCTCTCCCCCAATTTCCTCAATCAG ATTATTCGCATGCACGGCTTCAAGAAAATCGACAAAGTCTCTCAG AAGGTGTTGATAGATGCGGTGGATAAAATAGATCTGGAGAATCTGTCACGCTCCACAGTGAAAGAGAAAAACGAAATATCGTCATGCACATTGATGAACATGGAGGACATCGTGGCGGACATGAAGAAGCTCGATTGGCAGGAGTGCCGCGTCACTTCCATCCAATCACTCAACGCAAAATCAGATCTCCAAGGTgtagctggaggaggaggcaaaaggaagaggaagaggaagagaggTAGTAGCAGTGGAAGAGGTGCCGCTGCTATTGATGCTCTATCTACTACTACGGCTCTTGTTTGA
- the LOC133693451 gene encoding glycerol-3-phosphate acyltransferase 1, producing the protein MVFRMVLLKLADWILYQLLANSCYRAARKMRSYGFFLKNQSLKSSQLQAPSFPNVFKCGLENRGSDILVCDIHGGLLRTESFFPYFMLVAFEGGSILRAFLLLLSCPILWVLDYELKLRAMIFITFCGLRLKDMENVSRAVLPKFYLENLHLKAFEVLASTGSRFAFTSVPRVMVEGFLKEYLLFDNVTGTELHTVGHYFTGLVSDSGLVLKHRALKDYFGDKKPDIGLGSSSLHDHHFISLCKEAYVVSRDDGKSGTSSVMPRDKYPKPLVFHDGRLAFLPTPVATLSMFMWLPIGVFLAFFRLFVGIHLPYKLALFLGIWSGLDLRVKGCSPSRSGHRKGVLYVCTHRTLLDPVFLSTSLGQPLTAVTYSLSRMSEIIAPIKTVRLTRERKQDGRTMQRLLSEGDLVVCPEGTTCREPYLLRFSSLFAELANEIVPVAMNTRVSMFYGTTASGLKCLDPIFFLMNPRPSYHIQILEKLPRELTCAGGRSSCEVANYIQRKLADTLGFECTTLTRKDKYMMLAGNEGIVQDEREKSQSIGK; encoded by the exons ATGGTCTTCCGAATGGTGCTTCTCAAGCTTGCAGACTGGATCTTGTACCAGCTCCTGGCTAACTCATGTTACAGGGCTGCTAGGAAGATGAGAAGTTACGGGttctttttgaaaaaccaaTCTCTAAAATCATCACAGCTACAAGCTCCTTCGTTCCCTAATGTGTTCAAGTGTGGTTTGGAAAATAGGGGCTCTGATATTTTGGTGTGTGACATTCATGGGGGCTTGTTAAGAACAGAatctttctttccttatttCATGCTAGTTGCTTTCGAAGGAGGTAGCATACTTAGAGCATTTTTGTTGCTGTTATCATGTCCTATTTTGTGGGTTTTAGACTATGAGCTTAAGTTGAGGGCCATGATATTCATCACCTTTTGTGGGCTTAGGTTGAAGGATATGGAGAATGTTAGTAGAGCTGTTTTGCCTAAGTTTTATCTTGAGAATCTTCATCTCAAGGCTTTTGAGGTGTTAGCTTCAACTGGGTCCAGGTTTGCTTTTACAAGTGTCCCTAGAGTCATGGTCGAAGGATTTCTCAAGGAATATTTGCTGTTTGACAATGTGACAGGGACTGAATTGCACACTGTTGGGCACTACTTTACCGGTTTGGTGTCTGATTCTGGTTTAGTTTTGAAGCACAGAGCCCTAAAGGATTACTTCGGAGACAAGAAGCCTGACATAGGCCTTGGAAGTTCAAGCCTCCATGACCACCATTTCATATCGCTTTGCAAG GAAGCTTACGTGGTGAGCAGGGACGACGGCAAGAGCGGTACAAGTTCGGTAATGCCAAGGGACAAGTACCCTAAACCTCTTGTATTTCATGACGGAAGGCTAGCTTTCTTGCCCACTCCGGTGGCTACTCTTTCAATGTTTATGTGGCTCCCAATAGGAGTATTTCTTGCCTTCTTTAGACTCTTTGTTGGTATTCACCTTCCTTATAAATTAGCACTGTTTTTGGGCATATGGAGTGGTTTGGACCTAAGAGTCAAAGGGTGCAGCCCTTCAAGGTCAGGTCACAGAAAAGGGGTACTCTATGTTTGCACCCATCGAACACTATTGGACCCGGTTTTTCTCAGCACATCTTTAGGCCAGCCACTGACTGCTGTCACGTACAGCCTGAGCAGGATGTCAGAAATAATTGCCCCTATTAAAACGGTGAGGTTgacaagagagagaaaacaagatGGTAGGACAATGCAAAGATTGCTAAGTGAAGGTGACTTAGTGGTATGCCCTGAAGGAACCACATGTAGAGAGCCATATTTGTTGAGGTTTAGTTCTCTGTTTGCTGAATTAGCTAATGAGATAGTCCCCGTGGCCATGAACACTCGTGTAAGCATGTTCTATGGAACAACTGCAAGTGGGTTAAAATGCTTGGATcccattttctttttgatgAACCCTAGACCTAGCTACCACATCCAGATTCTTGAGAAGTTGCCTAGAGAGCTCACGTGTGCTGGGGGGAGATCAAGCTGTGAAGTTGCAAACTACATACAAAGAAAATTGGCTGATACTTTAGGATTTGAGTGCACTACTCTTACAAGGAAGGACAAGTACATGATGCTCGCAGGAAATGAAGGAATTGTCCaggatgagagagagaaatcCCAGTCAATTGGCAAATAA
- the LOC133693223 gene encoding ribose-phosphate pyrophosphokinase 4-like isoform X2: MEVDKVETQNQQQKHKQVHLFYCLESEELARKVAGHSDLITLQSINWRNFDDGFPNLFINNAEDLRGQHVAFLSCFSSPGVIFEQLSVIYALPRLFAASFTLVLPFFPTGSFERMEEEGDVATAFTMARILSNIPISRGGPTSLVIYDIHALQERFYFGDQVLPLFVTGIPLLKQRLHQLPESDKIAVAFPDDGAWKRFHKLLDHFPMVVCVKVREGDERIVRIKEGNPAGYHVVVVDDLVQSGGTLVECQKVLAAHGAAKVSAYVTHGVFPKRSWERFTHKKEGMENAFAYFWITDSCPHTVKAIANKRPFEVLSLAGSIADALQI, from the exons ATGGAGGTGGACAAAGTAGAGACTCAAAACCAACAACAGAAACACAAGCAAGTACATCTGTTTTACTGCTTGGAATCCGAAGAGCTTGCCCGTAAAGTTGCCGGTCACTCTGACCTCATCACCCTGCAATCCATCAACTGGAG GAATTTTGATGATGGATTTCCTAACCTTTTTATAAACAATGCTGAAGATTTGCGGGGTCAGCATGTTGCCTTCCTTTCATGTTTTAGTTCCCCGGGAGTTATCTTCGAACAGTTATCTGTCATTTATGCGCTGCCCCGTCTGTTTGCTGCTTCCTTCACATTGGTGTTGCCTTTCTTTCCAACTGGCTCCTTCGAGCGAATGGAAGAAGAAGGGGATGTTGCAACTGCATTTACAATGGCAAGGATATTGTCAAACATTCCCATATCAAGAGGTGGCCCCACTAGTCTAGTCATATATGACATACACGCACTGCAG GAAAGGTTCTATTTTGGGGACCAAGTTTTGCCTTTATTTGTGACTGGGATTCCTCTGTTAAAGCAGCGTCTTCACCAACTTCCTGAATCCGATAAG ATTGCTGTTGCATTTCCAGATGATGGAGCTTGGAAGCGATTCCACAAGCTGTTGGATCATTTTCCTAtg GTGGTATGTGTGAAGGTTCGTGAAGGTGATGAGAGGATAGTTAGAATAAAGGAGGGAAATCCTGCTGGTTACCATGTTGTCGTTGTTGATGATTTGGTACAATCTGGAGGCACACTTGTTGAGTGCCAG AAAGTATTAGCAGCTCATGGTGCAGCAAAAGTAAGTGCATATGTCACCCACGGTGTCTTTCCTAAGCGATCTTGGGAGCGTTTCACTCACAAAAAGGAGG GCATGGAGAATGCATTTGCCTATTTTTGGATAACAGATTCCTGCCCTCACACTGTGAAAGCCATAGCAAATAAGCGTCCATTTGAAGTTTTGAGTCTTGCTGGATCCATTGCTGATGCTTTACAAATATGA